The following are from one region of the Segatella oris genome:
- a CDS encoding FAD-dependent thymidylate synthase, which translates to MKIEQPSFEIWPQEEGINGVYKQIERAGRVCYKSEKNASEDSAKPFVERMIAADHTAMLEHGTVYLKGAVENLVNRYANNRFSRIHVKDGVAYVTTNLRVVAENKWMEDLECFCEPTSHHEQRITVHFTTQVGVTREFNRHRANSMAEQSTRYCNYSKDKFGGEIAINLPEWIKKEADCQKIYQELNHNLLKQLCQELVIEKDQQAWSAVDNWLFANLACEYAYLNLISLGRKPQEARVVLPLDINTELVHTAFVCDWKHFFDLRALGTTGAPHPDAKAIAAPLFEEFKRLKLL; encoded by the coding sequence ATGAAAATTGAGCAACCATCCTTTGAAATCTGGCCACAAGAAGAGGGTATCAACGGTGTATACAAACAAATAGAGAGAGCTGGTCGCGTTTGTTATAAGAGTGAGAAAAACGCTTCGGAAGATTCTGCAAAGCCTTTCGTTGAGCGTATGATTGCAGCTGACCACACAGCTATGCTTGAACATGGAACAGTCTATTTGAAAGGAGCAGTTGAAAATCTTGTCAATCGCTATGCCAACAATCGTTTTTCGCGTATCCATGTGAAAGATGGTGTTGCCTATGTAACAACAAACCTTAGAGTTGTTGCAGAAAACAAATGGATGGAAGACTTAGAGTGTTTTTGCGAACCTACATCTCATCATGAACAACGCATTACCGTTCATTTTACCACACAGGTTGGAGTGACGCGCGAGTTTAACAGGCATCGTGCAAATTCCATGGCCGAACAGTCTACTCGGTATTGCAATTATAGCAAAGATAAGTTTGGGGGAGAAATAGCAATCAATCTTCCTGAATGGATAAAAAAGGAAGCAGACTGTCAGAAAATCTATCAAGAACTCAACCATAATCTGTTGAAACAGCTTTGCCAAGAACTCGTTATAGAAAAGGACCAACAGGCTTGGAGTGCTGTTGACAATTGGCTTTTTGCCAATCTTGCCTGTGAGTATGCATATTTGAATTTGATTTCTTTAGGACGAAAGCCACAGGAAGCTCGTGTTGTTTTGCCCTTAGATATAAATACAGAATTGGTACATACGGCCTTCGTCTGTGACTGGAAACATTTCTTCGACCTGCGTGCTCTTGGAACGACAGGTGCTCCACATCCAGATGCGAAAGCTATTGCAGCCCCACTCTTTGAGGAATTCAAAAGACTGAAACTTTTATAA
- a CDS encoding phospho-sugar mutase — MANNTELISQCEAKAKQWLTPAFDEETRKEVEAKLAAEDKTDLIESFYKDLEFGTGGLRGIMGAGSNRMNIYTVGMATQGFANYLKKNFEGKKDIAVVVCHDCRNNSRKFAETVANIFSANGIKVYLFEDMRPTPECSYAIRHLGCQAGVNITASHNPKEYNGYKAYWEDGAQVLTPHDVGIIEEVGKVKVDDVKFEGNPSLIQIIGKDIDEPYLKEIHTLSIDPEVIKRQHDLKIVYTPLHGTGMMSIPQSLKLWGFDNVHCVKEQMVRSGDFPTVVSPNPENGEALSLAIRDAKAIDADIVMASDPDADRVGMACKNSKGEWVLINGNQTCLLFLYYIITNRKAKGLLKPTDFIVKTIVTTEVIKKVADKAGIEMRDCYTGFKWIAREIRISEGKQKYIGGGEESYGFLAQDFVRDKDAVSAMSLLAEICAWAKDQGKTLYDVLMDIYTEYGFSKEVTVNVVRPGKTGADEIKQMMTNFRNNPPKELGGSKVVLWKDFLKLEALHEDGSKTKLDMPATSNVLQWFCNDGTKVSVRPSGTEPKIKFYLEVKGDMKNASEYDALEAKGMEKVNAIKKGLGLD, encoded by the coding sequence ATGGCAAATAACACAGAACTTATTTCACAGTGTGAAGCGAAAGCCAAACAATGGTTGACACCGGCTTTTGACGAGGAAACACGAAAAGAGGTCGAAGCAAAATTAGCTGCAGAAGACAAGACCGATCTGATTGAAAGCTTCTATAAAGACCTTGAATTTGGTACGGGCGGTCTTCGTGGAATCATGGGGGCAGGTTCTAACCGCATGAATATCTACACGGTAGGAATGGCGACACAGGGCTTTGCCAATTACCTGAAAAAGAACTTTGAAGGCAAAAAAGACATTGCCGTTGTCGTATGTCATGATTGCCGTAACAATAGCCGTAAGTTTGCAGAGACTGTTGCAAACATCTTCTCGGCTAATGGTATAAAGGTTTATCTCTTTGAGGATATGCGTCCTACTCCCGAATGTTCCTATGCAATTCGTCATTTGGGATGTCAGGCCGGTGTGAATATCACAGCCAGTCATAACCCCAAGGAATACAATGGATATAAGGCCTACTGGGAAGATGGTGCGCAGGTGCTCACTCCTCATGATGTAGGTATCATTGAAGAAGTAGGCAAGGTAAAAGTTGATGACGTTAAGTTTGAGGGCAATCCGTCACTGATTCAAATTATCGGTAAGGACATTGACGAACCTTATTTGAAAGAAATCCACACGTTGAGTATTGATCCGGAGGTTATCAAGCGCCAGCATGATCTGAAGATTGTCTACACTCCGCTCCATGGAACAGGTATGATGTCTATTCCACAGAGCTTGAAATTGTGGGGCTTTGACAACGTACATTGTGTCAAGGAACAAATGGTGCGCAGTGGTGATTTCCCAACGGTTGTCAGTCCAAACCCGGAAAATGGCGAGGCTTTGTCTTTGGCTATCCGTGATGCCAAGGCAATAGATGCTGACATCGTCATGGCTTCAGACCCGGATGCCGACCGTGTAGGCATGGCCTGCAAGAATAGCAAGGGCGAATGGGTACTGATTAATGGTAACCAAACTTGTTTGCTGTTCCTCTATTATATCATCACCAATCGCAAGGCTAAGGGCTTATTGAAACCTACAGATTTCATTGTCAAGACCATTGTAACGACTGAGGTTATCAAGAAAGTTGCGGATAAGGCTGGTATTGAAATGCGTGACTGCTACACTGGTTTCAAGTGGATTGCACGTGAAATTCGCATTTCTGAGGGCAAGCAGAAGTATATTGGCGGTGGCGAGGAAAGCTATGGTTTCCTTGCACAAGATTTTGTTCGCGACAAGGATGCCGTTTCCGCAATGAGTCTTTTGGCCGAAATCTGTGCATGGGCAAAGGATCAAGGCAAGACCCTTTATGATGTTCTAATGGATATTTACACAGAGTATGGGTTCTCTAAGGAGGTCACTGTCAATGTTGTTCGTCCGGGAAAGACGGGCGCAGATGAAATCAAACAGATGATGACCAACTTCCGTAACAATCCTCCCAAGGAACTTGGTGGCAGCAAAGTTGTATTGTGGAAAGATTTCCTGAAACTTGAAGCATTGCACGAAGACGGCAGCAAGACCAAGCTTGACATGCCTGCTACAAGTAACGTGTTGCAGTGGTTCTGTAATGATGGAACGAAAGTAAGCGTTCGTCCCTCGGGCACAGAGCCAAAGATAAAATTCTATCTTGAAGTGAAAGGCGACATGAAGAATGCATCCGAATACGATGCACTGGAAGCGAAAGGTATGGAAAAAGTGAATGCAATTAAAAAAGGACTTGGATTAGACTAA
- a CDS encoding MaoC family dehydratase — translation MSKLVVNSYEEFASHLGEQLGVSEWLLVDQERINNFADATLDHQWIHVDEARAKEESPYKSTIAHGYLTLSLLPYMWNQIIEVNNLKMMVNYGMDKMRFGKPVITGSKVRLVTKLDAIENLRGICKAQIGFKIEIEGEKKPALEGEATFLYYFK, via the coding sequence ATGAGTAAGTTGGTTGTAAATTCATACGAGGAATTCGCATCACATTTAGGCGAACAATTAGGCGTTTCAGAGTGGCTTTTGGTAGACCAGGAACGCATCAACAACTTTGCCGATGCCACACTCGACCATCAATGGATACACGTTGACGAAGCACGTGCGAAGGAAGAAAGTCCCTATAAAAGCACGATAGCACACGGCTATCTGACTCTCTCGTTACTTCCATATATGTGGAACCAGATTATTGAGGTGAACAATCTTAAAATGATGGTCAACTACGGAATGGACAAAATGCGCTTTGGAAAGCCGGTTATCACGGGAAGTAAAGTCCGTTTGGTTACAAAACTCGATGCCATCGAAAACCTACGTGGTATCTGTAAGGCGCAGATTGGCTTCAAAATTGAGATCGAAGGTGAAAAGAAACCTGCGCTTGAAGGCGAGGCCACTTTTCTCTACTATTTCAAATAA
- a CDS encoding glycosyltransferase family 2 protein, whose amino-acid sequence MKLAIVILNWNGKKMLRQYLPVVMRYSSAQAKIIVADNASTDGSVAMLKEDFPEVEILSLNKNYGFAEGYNQALKMVDAEYYLLLNSDVRVTENWLTPLLTYMDEHSDVAACQPKLLSVSNPKRFEYAGAAGGFIDRLGYPFCRGRVFDIVEEDHGQYDSIADIMWATGACLLIRSKDYWNAGALDGRFFAHNEEIDLCWRLRLLGRRIVCIPNSVVYHVGGGTLPKSNPMKTFLNFRNNLTMLYKNLPDEELKTIMRLRFFLDYLAAWQTLIFNRNIADFKAIYKARHAFKAWRHDFDEDRKRLQQQRINPRVDERKDFSLLWQFYRHGRKTFSAILDACP is encoded by the coding sequence ATGAAACTTGCGATTGTGATTTTGAACTGGAATGGGAAGAAGATGCTCAGACAATACCTTCCTGTTGTCATGCGTTATTCTTCAGCACAAGCAAAGATTATTGTGGCTGATAATGCTTCAACAGATGGTTCTGTTGCCATGTTGAAAGAAGACTTTCCCGAGGTTGAAATCCTTTCATTAAATAAGAATTATGGATTTGCAGAAGGCTATAACCAAGCACTCAAAATGGTTGATGCAGAATACTATCTGCTATTGAATTCTGACGTCAGAGTCACAGAAAACTGGCTCACTCCCCTACTGACCTATATGGATGAACATTCAGATGTGGCAGCCTGTCAACCCAAACTGCTATCAGTGAGCAATCCGAAACGCTTTGAATATGCCGGTGCTGCAGGAGGTTTCATCGACCGTTTGGGCTACCCTTTCTGTCGAGGAAGAGTGTTCGATATTGTTGAAGAAGACCATGGTCAATACGATTCGATTGCCGATATCATGTGGGCTACAGGTGCATGTCTGCTGATTCGTTCGAAAGATTACTGGAATGCAGGTGCTCTTGATGGTCGTTTTTTTGCGCATAACGAGGAAATTGATCTCTGTTGGCGGCTTCGGTTGCTGGGCAGAAGAATTGTATGTATTCCCAATAGCGTGGTCTATCATGTCGGTGGCGGTACGCTTCCGAAGAGTAATCCGATGAAAACGTTCCTGAATTTCCGCAATAATCTGACTATGCTCTATAAGAACCTGCCGGATGAGGAACTGAAAACTATCATGCGACTTCGTTTCTTCCTCGATTATCTTGCAGCGTGGCAAACACTTATTTTCAATCGTAACATAGCCGATTTCAAGGCTATCTATAAGGCACGTCACGCCTTTAAAGCATGGCGTCATGACTTTGATGAAGATCGAAAACGGCTACAACAACAACGGATTAATCCGAGAGTTGATGAACGAAAAGACTTCTCTCTGCTCTGGCAGTTCTACAGACATGGACGAAAAACATTCTCTGCTATCTTGGATGCCTGCCCATAA
- a CDS encoding tetratricopeptide repeat protein → MMNSKLTRYMNRVSVFLAIWVVSAGAGFAQKVNPLRDSLRVAADSLAYHPDRIDLRLKKASWNIQLEEWNYAKEEYDRVLSKDADNPTALYFRAYVNEKLSRYNFARLDYQHLLYIVPGNFEAQLGLALLNEKDKHFTEAFDGINRLIAQYPDSAVAYAVRANMERERKMYEPAEYDYTEALKRVPDNQDYRLSRAYVRIQLRKKEAALSDLDYLVGLGVSKVALKEFYDKLKK, encoded by the coding sequence ATGATGAATTCCAAATTGACGAGGTATATGAATAGGGTGTCTGTCTTTTTAGCAATCTGGGTTGTTTCAGCAGGAGCTGGATTTGCTCAAAAGGTCAATCCGCTGAGAGATAGTCTGCGAGTTGCCGCAGACTCATTGGCGTATCATCCGGACCGGATAGACCTTAGACTGAAAAAAGCATCATGGAACATTCAATTGGAAGAATGGAATTATGCAAAAGAGGAATACGACCGCGTGCTTTCCAAAGATGCAGACAATCCTACAGCACTCTATTTTCGAGCCTATGTGAATGAAAAGCTTTCAAGATATAATTTTGCACGCCTTGATTATCAACACCTGCTATATATAGTGCCGGGTAATTTTGAAGCTCAATTAGGATTGGCGTTACTTAATGAAAAAGATAAACATTTCACAGAAGCCTTTGATGGTATTAATCGCTTGATTGCTCAATATCCCGACAGCGCAGTGGCTTATGCAGTAAGAGCGAATATGGAGCGTGAACGCAAAATGTATGAACCGGCAGAATATGATTATACTGAAGCACTCAAGCGCGTTCCTGATAATCAGGATTATCGGCTCTCAAGGGCGTATGTCAGAATACAATTGAGAAAGAAAGAAGCTGCATTAAGCGACTTAGATTATCTTGTCGGTTTAGGTGTTTCTAAGGTTGCTTTGAAAGAATTCTATGATAAATTAAAGAAATAG
- a CDS encoding DUF4491 family protein, whose amino-acid sequence MYFTGIIIALSTFLIIGIFHPIVVKTEYYFGTRFWFVFLILGIISIVGSLCVAHIIWSSLLGVLGASLLWSIGELFEQKKRVEKGWFPRREKK is encoded by the coding sequence ATGTATTTCACAGGAATTATCATTGCACTTTCTACATTTCTGATTATCGGCATATTCCATCCGATAGTCGTCAAGACTGAATATTATTTCGGTACACGTTTCTGGTTTGTTTTCCTCATTTTGGGTATTATCTCCATTGTAGGCTCACTCTGCGTGGCCCACATTATCTGGTCATCCCTGCTTGGTGTGCTCGGTGCTTCACTGCTTTGGAGTATCGGTGAACTGTTCGAACAGAAGAAAAGGGTAGAGAAGGGGTGGTTTCCACGTAGAGAAAAGAAATAG
- the rlmH gene encoding 23S rRNA (pseudouridine(1915)-N(3))-methyltransferase RlmH: MKTLLVLVGKTANKHFVVGIKDYHERIEHYMPFDIAVIPELKNTKHLSNEQQKEREGELILEQIKPMDTVVLLDEHGAEYRSIEFANWLQKKQLTARRLVFVIGGPYGFSPSVYSRANEKISLSRMTFSHQMVRLIFTEQLYRACTIIKGEPYHHE; encoded by the coding sequence ATGAAAACGCTTCTTGTTCTCGTTGGCAAAACAGCCAACAAACATTTCGTTGTGGGCATTAAAGACTATCATGAACGCATAGAACATTATATGCCTTTTGATATTGCTGTTATCCCGGAATTGAAAAACACAAAGCATCTCAGCAACGAACAGCAGAAAGAGCGCGAAGGAGAACTTATCTTAGAGCAGATAAAGCCCATGGATACAGTTGTTCTTCTGGATGAACACGGAGCGGAATACCGTTCGATAGAGTTTGCAAACTGGCTACAGAAGAAGCAGCTTACAGCCCGCCGTCTTGTCTTTGTCATAGGTGGGCCTTATGGTTTTTCACCATCAGTATACAGTCGGGCCAATGAAAAGATATCACTCTCCCGCATGACTTTCAGCCACCAGATGGTGCGTCTCATCTTTACTGAGCAACTCTATCGGGCATGCACTATCATCAAAGGTGAACCTTATCATCATGAATAA
- a CDS encoding penicillin-binding protein 1A, whose translation MRKAFIHFLWGALILFICGTAFAFVAIWNGWIGYMPPVEDLQNPISRYATQVYFADGKVMGTYNFNKENRIVIPYSNISKHLVEALVATEDERFYEHSGIDFIALGRAVVKRGLFGQASAGGGSTITQQLAKQLYSEQVHNSLERMLQKPIEWVIAVKLERNYTKEEIIALYLNYFDFLHNAVGIKTAANTYFNKEANDLNVVESAMLIGLCKNPSLFNPVRFPDRARNRRNVVLGQMLKAGYLSKAEFEEYCAMPIALNFHRTDHKDGNATYFREFLRQYMMAEKPDRANYPSWNRVQYTLDSIAWENNPLYGWCNKNFKKDGKPYNIYTDGLKIYTTIDSRMQQYAEESVYGHVAKFLQPAFNKANRNKKNAPFSGSLTLSQVRSILNRNMFQSERYRNMKAAGASNAEIRAAFNRPVDMTIFTYHGDIDTVMTPMDSIKYYKGFLRAGFMSMDPKTGAVKAYVGGLDYNHFMYDMVTGGRRQVGSTIKPFLYALAMENGFSPCDLVPNVQKTYMVAGRAWTPRNASHARYGQMVTLKWGLAQSNNWISAYLMSKLNPQQFVSTLHEFGINNPDIHPSMSLCLGPCDVSVAEMVSAYSTFANHGIRTAPMFVSRIEDNEGNVIASFQPRMNEVISVESANKMLVLLQGVVDGGTASRLRYKYHMEGEICGKTGTTNKNSDAWFMGFTPQLVTGIWVGGEDRDIHFDNISMGQGATMALPIWAYFMKKIYRDKSLNYSSNATFELPDGFDPCSKQDADNDEFQIDEVYE comes from the coding sequence ATGAGAAAGGCTTTTATTCACTTCCTATGGGGAGCATTGATATTATTTATATGTGGGACTGCTTTTGCATTCGTTGCCATCTGGAATGGCTGGATAGGCTATATGCCTCCGGTAGAGGATTTGCAAAATCCTATCAGTCGTTATGCCACACAGGTGTATTTTGCAGACGGGAAGGTTATGGGTACCTACAATTTTAACAAGGAAAACAGAATTGTCATCCCTTACAGTAATATCTCAAAGCATCTGGTCGAAGCATTGGTTGCTACGGAAGATGAACGTTTTTATGAACATAGCGGCATTGATTTCATTGCTTTGGGAAGAGCTGTCGTCAAACGGGGGCTGTTTGGACAGGCCTCGGCGGGCGGAGGATCGACCATTACCCAGCAGCTTGCCAAGCAACTATATTCAGAGCAGGTGCATAACTCTTTGGAGAGAATGCTCCAGAAACCGATAGAGTGGGTGATTGCAGTAAAATTGGAACGTAATTATACCAAGGAAGAGATTATCGCCTTATATTTGAACTATTTCGATTTCCTGCATAATGCCGTAGGCATAAAGACTGCAGCAAATACTTATTTCAATAAAGAAGCCAATGACTTGAATGTCGTGGAATCGGCAATGCTTATAGGACTCTGCAAAAATCCTTCACTGTTCAATCCTGTGAGATTTCCTGATCGTGCACGAAACAGGCGTAATGTGGTTTTGGGTCAAATGTTGAAAGCCGGTTACTTATCGAAGGCAGAGTTTGAGGAGTATTGTGCCATGCCGATAGCTCTGAATTTCCACAGAACCGACCACAAGGATGGTAATGCTACGTATTTCAGAGAATTCCTTCGGCAGTATATGATGGCCGAAAAGCCGGACAGAGCCAACTATCCTTCATGGAACAGGGTGCAATATACATTAGATTCCATTGCATGGGAAAACAATCCACTATATGGTTGGTGCAATAAGAACTTTAAGAAAGATGGTAAGCCTTATAATATCTACACTGATGGACTGAAGATTTATACGACTATAGACAGTCGCATGCAGCAGTATGCGGAAGAGTCTGTTTATGGACATGTCGCCAAATTCTTACAGCCGGCTTTCAATAAGGCGAACCGGAATAAAAAGAATGCGCCGTTTTCTGGATCACTTACGCTTTCGCAGGTTCGTTCTATCCTGAACAGGAATATGTTTCAGAGTGAGCGCTATCGCAACATGAAGGCTGCAGGTGCAAGTAATGCAGAAATACGCGCAGCATTCAATCGTCCTGTTGACATGACAATATTTACTTATCATGGAGATATAGATACCGTCATGACTCCAATGGATTCTATTAAATATTACAAAGGCTTCCTGCGTGCAGGTTTTATGAGTATGGATCCTAAAACAGGTGCTGTAAAAGCCTATGTCGGCGGTTTGGATTATAATCATTTCATGTATGACATGGTCACCGGAGGACGCCGACAGGTTGGTTCAACCATCAAGCCATTCTTATATGCGCTCGCAATGGAAAATGGTTTCTCACCCTGTGATTTGGTTCCTAATGTACAAAAAACATACATGGTTGCAGGCAGGGCGTGGACCCCACGTAATGCTTCGCATGCACGCTATGGCCAAATGGTCACTCTCAAGTGGGGACTTGCACAAAGTAACAACTGGATTTCTGCTTATCTGATGAGTAAACTCAATCCTCAACAGTTTGTTTCTACGCTTCATGAATTCGGTATTAACAATCCGGATATCCATCCTTCTATGTCATTATGTCTGGGGCCATGTGATGTAAGCGTGGCCGAGATGGTTAGTGCATATTCCACATTTGCAAATCATGGAATACGTACGGCCCCCATGTTTGTCAGCAGAATTGAAGACAATGAAGGCAACGTCATTGCAAGTTTCCAACCTCGCATGAACGAGGTAATCAGTGTAGAGAGTGCAAACAAAATGTTGGTGCTGTTGCAAGGAGTTGTTGATGGAGGAACGGCAAGCAGGCTTCGTTATAAGTATCACATGGAAGGAGAAATTTGTGGTAAGACAGGTACTACGAACAAGAATAGTGATGCATGGTTTATGGGGTTCACCCCACAGTTAGTAACGGGAATATGGGTTGGTGGCGAAGACCGTGACATCCATTTTGACAATATATCAATGGGACAGGGTGCAACAATGGCCTTGCCTATTTGGGCGTACTTCATGAAGAAAATCTATAGGGATAAATCATTGAATTATAGCAGCAATGCTACTTTTGAACTTCCTGACGGTTTTGATCCCTGCTCCAAACAAGATGCTGATAATGATGAATTCCAAATTGACGAGGTATATGAATAG
- a CDS encoding ThiF family adenylyltransferase, protein MQNQFSRTELLIGKPALDTLAGSRIAVFGIGGVGSYVTEVLARSGIGELDIIDNDRVCPTNINRQLYALLSTIGKNKVDVAEERILDINSHCIVHKNQMFYLPENADAIDLKLFDYVVDCVDTVSAKLELIKRCHRFNIPIISSMGAANKLDATAFRVADINETHMDPLAKVIRKKLRKLNIHRLKVVYSEEEPIRQIAYPTIECAEHSHVPASNAWVPAAAGLIIGGEVIKDLIAKAKTMRILPEESESNADAGIAAEKAARHEERYKSIVQAKENGIWIDDKIVIKTP, encoded by the coding sequence ATGCAAAATCAATTTTCACGTACAGAGCTATTGATTGGCAAGCCGGCGCTTGACACTTTGGCCGGCTCACGCATAGCCGTTTTCGGCATAGGTGGTGTTGGCAGCTATGTGACAGAGGTGTTGGCACGGAGTGGCATAGGCGAATTGGATATCATTGATAACGACCGTGTCTGTCCGACGAACATCAATCGACAGCTCTATGCCCTGCTTTCAACAATAGGGAAAAACAAGGTTGATGTTGCAGAAGAGCGTATTCTTGATATCAATAGCCACTGTATTGTTCACAAAAACCAGATGTTCTATCTTCCCGAAAATGCGGATGCAATTGATTTGAAGCTGTTTGATTATGTTGTGGATTGTGTCGATACGGTGAGTGCGAAACTTGAACTTATCAAGCGTTGTCATCGTTTCAACATCCCCATCATATCCAGCATGGGAGCGGCCAACAAGCTTGATGCAACGGCATTCCGTGTGGCAGACATCAACGAAACGCATATGGATCCGTTGGCAAAGGTGATAAGAAAGAAACTTCGCAAGCTGAATATCCATCGATTAAAGGTGGTTTATAGTGAAGAAGAACCTATCAGGCAGATTGCCTATCCTACTATAGAATGTGCTGAGCATAGCCATGTACCGGCCAGCAATGCGTGGGTTCCAGCTGCAGCAGGCTTGATCATCGGAGGTGAAGTCATCAAGGATCTCATTGCGAAAGCAAAAACTATGCGTATTCTTCCCGAAGAGTCAGAAAGCAATGCGGATGCCGGAATTGCAGCTGAAAAGGCAGCACGGCATGAGGAACGGTACAAAAGCATAGTTCAGGCAAAGGAAAACGGGATTTGGATTGATGACAAAATCGTGATCAAAACACCCTGA
- a CDS encoding DUF4861 domain-containing protein translates to MKTRLVLCSFLFISLALHASKKPDTETFTVNIKYSGKLSLSNYPVVVSLKGYPWVSCSSVYFNDKELPSQLDDLDGDGINDEMCFLAELKGGQTYNYKVVLKKQGTQKTYASRTYAELLLRNPKIKEKNKQDLYIQQIEVGKELKDSYHLLHHHGVAFENELIALRIYFDKRQTLDLYGKKRLGLELHETQFYTTKEQSLQGFGDDILWTGNSMGLGALRGWDGRKEQMLEDVAYRGQRIVTQGPVRTIIELTDRGWLWTRGERRICLTERYTLYAGHRDLSVEAWINPEEKRLRFATGLMHISGAEKLSDHKGLRGLWGKNWPSKDTTACKLETLGMGIYVPKDYLQEELACDSINDAYVLAPIMGHLKYYLTYSSDNETYGFHQAKDWFAYLKKWKEQLLCLPQVRIMGRHPR, encoded by the coding sequence ATGAAAACAAGGCTTGTCCTATGCTCATTTTTATTTATCAGTTTGGCTTTACATGCTTCAAAAAAGCCTGATACAGAAACGTTTACCGTGAACATCAAATATTCGGGTAAGCTTTCATTGTCCAATTATCCTGTAGTCGTCTCCCTGAAGGGATATCCTTGGGTTTCCTGTTCTTCTGTTTATTTTAATGACAAGGAGCTTCCATCTCAACTTGATGATTTGGATGGTGACGGAATAAATGATGAAATGTGTTTCCTTGCCGAGCTGAAAGGAGGGCAAACCTATAACTATAAAGTTGTGTTGAAGAAACAGGGTACGCAGAAAACGTACGCATCACGCACATACGCCGAACTCTTATTGAGAAATCCCAAGATAAAAGAAAAGAACAAACAGGATTTATATATACAGCAAATTGAAGTTGGGAAAGAGCTGAAAGACAGCTATCATTTATTGCATCACCATGGGGTGGCATTTGAAAATGAACTGATAGCATTGCGCATTTATTTTGATAAACGGCAGACACTCGACTTGTATGGGAAGAAGCGTTTAGGCTTGGAGTTACACGAGACGCAGTTTTATACGACCAAAGAGCAGTCGTTGCAAGGATTTGGAGATGATATTCTATGGACTGGAAACAGCATGGGCTTGGGGGCACTCCGTGGATGGGACGGTCGAAAAGAGCAGATGTTGGAAGATGTTGCATATCGAGGACAGCGCATAGTAACTCAAGGTCCAGTGAGAACAATCATTGAACTGACCGATAGAGGTTGGCTTTGGACGAGGGGAGAACGAAGGATTTGTCTCACAGAGCGTTATACCTTATATGCCGGCCATAGGGATTTAAGCGTGGAAGCGTGGATAAATCCGGAAGAGAAAAGACTACGTTTTGCAACTGGTTTGATGCACATTTCGGGTGCAGAAAAACTTTCAGATCATAAAGGATTGCGGGGATTGTGGGGAAAGAATTGGCCTTCAAAAGATACGACTGCCTGTAAATTAGAGACTTTGGGAATGGGAATATATGTTCCAAAAGATTATTTACAGGAAGAACTTGCCTGCGACAGTATCAATGATGCCTATGTCTTGGCTCCTATAATGGGTCACTTGAAGTATTATCTCACTTATTCAAGTGACAATGAAACGTATGGATTTCACCAAGCCAAAGATTGGTTTGCCTATTTGAAGAAATGGAAAGAGCAATTACTTTGCCTGCCCCAAGTCAGAATTATGGGCAGGCATCCAAGATAG